A single genomic interval of Picosynechococcus sp. PCC 7003 harbors:
- a CDS encoding DUF4870 domain-containing protein, which yields MDAEQERNWAIACHLSSLAWIPLTFLGIGAIPFVNVIAPAVIWYLKKDESELIDVHGKESLNFQLSMTIYGFAAGIILGILAIIGVVFVILLGLGGSNNPFAALMAILTGVGVFAFITLIVAIAIFQIAVVILAATKVKEGQMYRYPFNLRLI from the coding sequence ATGGACGCAGAACAGGAAAGAAATTGGGCGATCGCCTGCCATCTGTCGAGCTTGGCCTGGATTCCCCTAACCTTCCTTGGGATTGGGGCGATTCCGTTTGTCAATGTGATTGCGCCAGCGGTGATCTGGTATCTCAAAAAAGATGAATCGGAATTAATCGATGTCCATGGGAAAGAATCCCTCAATTTCCAGCTTTCAATGACGATCTATGGCTTTGCTGCAGGGATTATCCTGGGAATCTTAGCGATTATCGGCGTCGTTTTCGTGATCCTACTGGGACTGGGTGGCAGCAACAATCCCTTTGCGGCCTTGATGGCAATTTTGACCGGGGTCGGAGTATTTGCTTTTATTACTTTGATTGTGGCGATCGCCATTTTCCAGATTGCGGTGGTCATCCTGGCGGCAACGAAGGTCAAAGAAGGCCAAATGTATCGTTATCCCTTTAATCTCCGGTTGATCTAA
- a CDS encoding leucyl aminopeptidase: MEIRGSSQTAATWSGEAIALGFFESETVLTVPESLTALDERLSGVITEVITETEFKGKSGELSVTRLGGGASLKKLILVGLGSAEKWSSGSLRSTAAAIARAVKGDKAITTLGLQLPVAENEAITAQMVTEGMYLGFYEDNRFKSEQKDSPALQTVEILGIGEQPAAIALGTSLCEGVIYARELVNAPANIINPVTLAASVENLASTYGMELNILEEADCEAAGMGSFLGVAAASDLPPKFIHLVYKPPGTPRKKVAIVGKGLTFDSGGYNIKPSGPSIAMMKMDMGGAAATFGAAKAIAELKPDVEVHFISAATENMISGRGMRPGDILTASNGKTIEVNNTDAEGRLTLADALVYAEKLGVEAIVDIATLTGACVIALGDDICGLWSDNDDLAQAIATASEKAGEKFWQMPLEEKYFEGLKSPIADMKNTGPREGGSITAALFLKEFIEKTPWAHLDIAGPAWSEKDADIYSKGGTGFPVRTLVHWVLS, translated from the coding sequence ATGGAAATTCGCGGTAGTTCGCAAACGGCAGCGACTTGGTCTGGTGAGGCGATCGCCTTGGGTTTTTTTGAGAGCGAAACCGTACTAACGGTGCCTGAAAGCCTAACGGCTCTGGACGAACGGTTGTCAGGGGTGATCACAGAAGTTATTACCGAAACAGAATTTAAAGGCAAATCCGGCGAGCTATCGGTGACCCGCCTTGGGGGTGGTGCGTCGCTCAAAAAGTTGATCCTGGTGGGCCTGGGCAGTGCCGAAAAGTGGAGTAGTGGCTCGTTGCGGAGTACCGCAGCGGCGATCGCCCGGGCGGTGAAAGGGGATAAAGCGATTACAACTCTGGGCTTGCAGTTGCCTGTGGCAGAAAATGAGGCAATCACAGCGCAAATGGTCACAGAAGGGATGTATCTGGGCTTCTATGAAGATAATCGCTTCAAATCAGAACAAAAAGACTCCCCAGCCCTCCAAACTGTTGAAATTCTCGGCATTGGTGAGCAACCAGCGGCGATCGCCTTGGGTACGAGCCTCTGTGAAGGGGTGATCTACGCGCGGGAACTGGTTAACGCTCCGGCCAACATTATTAACCCCGTCACCCTGGCGGCCTCCGTGGAAAACCTCGCCAGCACCTACGGCATGGAACTCAATATCCTCGAAGAAGCAGACTGCGAAGCGGCGGGGATGGGATCTTTCCTGGGGGTAGCGGCAGCCTCGGATTTACCCCCGAAATTTATTCACCTCGTTTATAAACCCCCTGGCACCCCCCGGAAGAAAGTGGCGATTGTCGGGAAAGGGTTAACCTTTGACTCCGGTGGCTACAACATCAAACCCTCTGGCCCCAGCATTGCGATGATGAAAATGGACATGGGGGGCGCCGCGGCAACTTTTGGGGCAGCAAAGGCGATCGCCGAACTCAAACCCGATGTGGAGGTGCATTTCATTAGTGCCGCCACTGAAAATATGATCAGTGGTCGCGGCATGCGTCCGGGGGATATTCTCACGGCCTCCAATGGTAAAACCATCGAAGTAAACAACACCGATGCCGAAGGTCGCCTTACCCTCGCCGATGCCCTCGTTTATGCCGAAAAGCTAGGGGTCGAGGCGATTGTGGACATTGCCACCTTGACCGGAGCCTGCGTCATTGCCCTAGGAGATGATATTTGTGGCCTGTGGAGTGACAATGATGATCTGGCCCAGGCGATCGCCACCGCATCAGAGAAAGCGGGCGAAAAATTCTGGCAAATGCCCCTCGAAGAAAAATACTTTGAAGGCTTAAAATCGCCCATCGCCGACATGAAAAACACCGGGCCACGGGAGGGAGGCTCGATTACGGCGGCGTTATTCCTCAAGGAATTTATTGAAAAAACCCCCTGGGCGCACCTCGATATTGCCGGGCCAGCCTGGTCAGAAAAAGACGCCGACATTTACAGCAAAGGCGGCACAGGGTTCCCGGTACGCACTCTTGTTCACTGGGTTCTGAGCTAA
- a CDS encoding ATP-dependent endonuclease: protein MGFNLLSEFSIKIRNFKCFGDELQGFDLLKPINIIIGRNNSGKSSILDLIRYTTEIRDEPHKNLFQVRRELYHQNTASEILLSTKLKEEQISKVFKKNTTGGIFGGNHFEFGKKLLNLKLTWSYGFDGKKFFTIENSPEVDFLQERGRNYLEELVSACQNPLAGKKFYEINPDRDLRPEKNSNDLPVLQGNGEGFTTLIQQCINKASLGKRDLVENDLLNHLNLIFCSDAEFERILCQQLDDERWEIYLEEKNKGRISISQSGHGLKTILIVLCYVILVPKVLGGRLDQYIFAFEELENNLHPDLLRKLLIYLEQVALKNKCIFLLSTHSNVVIDLFSSNQNSQVLHVTHNGTESKVRTVSTFLENKDLLVDLGVKASDLLQANCIIWVEGPSDRIYINRWIELWSDQKLIEGVHYQCVFYGGGLRSHLSADDPIEVESEIPILRVNHNAIIVSDSDKSSKSSSIDDTKKRIHHEIENNGGLGWITKGRDIENYLSKELISRWLEDEAITANELDLYEDFFEYLPKVCESSKKEKKRKAKEKKYKKNFAKRKQLFALEIAPLMEKDDFSRFNDLDQKLNAICEKIRLWNYI, encoded by the coding sequence ATGGGCTTTAATTTATTATCTGAATTCTCCATCAAAATAAGAAATTTTAAATGCTTTGGAGATGAGTTACAAGGATTTGATTTATTAAAACCTATTAATATAATTATTGGACGGAATAATTCAGGAAAATCATCTATTCTTGATCTCATCAGGTATACAACTGAAATACGTGATGAGCCTCATAAAAATTTATTTCAAGTCAGGCGAGAACTGTATCATCAAAATACTGCTAGTGAAATACTTTTATCTACTAAATTAAAAGAAGAACAAATATCTAAAGTTTTCAAAAAAAACACTACAGGTGGAATTTTTGGTGGTAATCATTTTGAGTTTGGGAAAAAACTACTCAACTTAAAACTAACGTGGTCGTATGGTTTTGATGGCAAAAAGTTTTTTACAATAGAAAATTCCCCAGAGGTTGATTTTCTTCAAGAACGTGGTCGAAATTATCTGGAAGAATTAGTATCAGCTTGTCAAAATCCCTTAGCTGGAAAAAAATTTTATGAGATAAATCCTGATAGAGATTTAAGACCTGAGAAAAATTCAAATGACCTTCCTGTACTTCAGGGCAATGGAGAAGGATTCACTACTTTAATTCAACAATGCATTAACAAGGCTAGTCTTGGAAAAAGAGACCTAGTTGAAAATGATCTCTTAAATCATCTCAATTTAATTTTCTGCTCCGATGCAGAATTTGAACGTATCCTATGTCAACAGTTGGATGATGAAAGATGGGAAATTTATCTAGAAGAAAAAAACAAAGGTCGAATTTCTATCTCACAATCTGGCCATGGGCTAAAAACAATTCTCATTGTGTTATGTTATGTGATTTTGGTTCCTAAAGTGCTAGGTGGTAGACTAGATCAATATATATTTGCATTTGAAGAGTTAGAGAATAATCTACATCCTGATCTTCTTAGAAAACTTCTTATTTATTTAGAACAAGTAGCTCTTAAAAATAAATGTATCTTTCTTTTAAGTACCCATTCCAATGTGGTTATTGATCTTTTTAGTAGCAATCAGAATTCACAAGTTCTTCATGTAACTCATAATGGGACAGAATCTAAAGTAAGAACCGTAAGTACATTTCTTGAAAATAAAGATTTACTTGTCGACTTAGGTGTCAAAGCCAGTGATCTCCTTCAGGCAAATTGTATTATTTGGGTGGAAGGACCATCAGATAGGATTTATATAAACCGCTGGATTGAGCTTTGGAGTGATCAAAAGCTGATTGAAGGAGTACATTATCAATGTGTTTTTTATGGTGGGGGGCTTAGATCTCATCTTAGTGCTGATGATCCAATAGAAGTGGAATCTGAAATCCCAATTTTACGAGTTAATCATAATGCGATTATCGTTAGTGATAGTGATAAATCAAGTAAAAGCAGTTCTATCGATGATACTAAGAAAAGAATCCATCATGAGATTGAAAATAATGGTGGACTAGGATGGATCACTAAAGGTCGTGATATTGAAAACTATCTTTCAAAGGAGCTTATTAGTCGTTGGTTAGAAGATGAGGCTATAACCGCTAATGAGTTAGATTTATACGAGGATTTTTTTGAATATCTTCCTAAAGTATGTGAGTCAAGTAAAAAGGAAAAAAAAAGAAAAGCAAAGGAAAAAAAATATAAAAAGAATTTTGCCAAACGAAAGCAGTTATTTGCATTGGAAATAGCTCCTTTAATGGAGAAGGATGATTTCTCTAGATTTAATGATCTAGATCAAAAATTGAACGCTATTTGTGAAAAAATAAGGCTTTGGAATTATATTTAA